A genomic stretch from Pseudomonas mendocina includes:
- a CDS encoding SUMF1/EgtB/PvdO family nonheme iron enzyme, with the protein MSAQAAWDEKYYNPKPAEGDVILPMPCDGFMTLRKVQVPVAKPLDDYGVTLGQDSDEWGYIEQARPSYIAGSFTVKKPEPGRYYLLAKYELSELQYQAVMNDSCPSPSAKMRLPQVGISWFDATAFADKYSLWLRKNAADKLPKEDGAAGFLRLPTEAEWEFAARGGMAVSQAEFRDIRFPTPDGGLGAYAWFAGSQSANGKLQLTGLLKPNPLGLYDILGNVDEMLFEPFRLNKLDRQHGQAGGYIVRGGNYLTPQAELRTALRQEQPYYASAGEQNKLKTTGVRLAMVAPVLTSRDRIKEVEQDWKKLGTPAASKVTDSKPGSADPVAEISNIASGVQDDELKKQLEKLRNDLRANTQARDEQRDQAIRSELQLGAFLCTKLKDDGLFLDTLEGNFERSCGANSEEPAARCEARKEQLEGHRKVLDFMLNYYADTVVSAGLNYTAATIEPQVDVVAQQMAARSKSNLRDYLDNHWKNLSAYMKNGKVARSQWLDSCKSL; encoded by the coding sequence CGGCCGAGGGTGACGTCATCCTGCCGATGCCCTGCGATGGTTTTATGACCCTGCGCAAAGTACAGGTACCGGTTGCTAAACCGCTGGACGACTATGGCGTCACCCTCGGTCAGGACAGCGACGAGTGGGGCTACATCGAGCAAGCCCGACCGAGCTACATCGCCGGTAGCTTTACGGTGAAAAAACCTGAACCGGGCCGCTATTACCTGTTGGCCAAGTACGAGTTGAGCGAGTTGCAGTATCAGGCCGTCATGAACGACAGCTGCCCGTCACCCTCAGCCAAAATGCGCTTGCCGCAAGTGGGCATCAGCTGGTTCGACGCCACCGCATTTGCCGACAAGTACAGCCTGTGGCTGCGCAAGAACGCCGCTGACAAACTGCCGAAAGAAGACGGCGCAGCGGGCTTCCTGCGCCTGCCCACCGAGGCTGAGTGGGAGTTCGCAGCCCGTGGCGGTATGGCGGTTTCCCAGGCTGAGTTCCGTGACATTCGCTTCCCCACGCCGGATGGCGGCCTCGGCGCTTACGCCTGGTTTGCCGGTTCCCAGTCGGCCAACGGCAAGCTACAGCTGACCGGCCTGCTTAAGCCCAACCCGCTGGGGCTTTACGACATTCTGGGTAACGTCGATGAGATGCTCTTCGAGCCGTTCCGTCTGAACAAGCTGGACCGCCAGCACGGTCAAGCCGGTGGCTATATCGTCCGTGGCGGCAACTACCTGACCCCACAGGCTGAACTGCGTACCGCGCTGCGCCAGGAGCAGCCGTATTACGCCAGCGCGGGCGAGCAAAACAAGCTGAAAACCACTGGCGTGCGTCTGGCCATGGTGGCGCCGGTGCTGACCTCACGCGACCGCATCAAAGAAGTCGAACAGGACTGGAAGAAGCTCGGCACACCGGCCGCCAGCAAAGTCACCGACAGCAAGCCCGGCAGCGCCGACCCGGTCGCCGAAATCAGCAACATCGCCAGCGGCGTACAGGATGACGAGCTGAAGAAGCAGCTGGAAAAACTGCGCAACGACCTGCGTGCTAACACTCAGGCCCGGGACGAGCAGCGCGATCAGGCGATTCGCTCGGAGCTGCAACTGGGCGCCTTCCTCTGCACTAAACTGAAGGACGACGGTCTGTTCCTCGATACCCTCGAAGGCAACTTTGAACGCAGCTGTGGTGCCAACAGCGAAGAACCAGCGGCCCGCTGTGAGGCTCGTAAAGAACAACTGGAAGGGCACCGCAAAGTGCTGGACTTCATGCTCAACTACTACGCCGATACCGTGGTCAGCGCGGGCCTCAACTACACCGCTGCGACCATCGAACCGCAGGTAGATGTCGTCGCCCAGCAAATGGCTGCGCGCAGCAAAAGCAACCTGCGTGACTATCTGGACAATCACTGGAAAAATCTCTCTGCCTACATGAAGAACGGCAAAGTAGCCCGCAGCCAGTGGCTGGACTCATGCAAATCTCTCTGA